A window of Rhododendron vialii isolate Sample 1 chromosome 11a, ASM3025357v1 genomic DNA:
CGGGAAACCGGTCAAACCACCATCTATGCAATTTTGTGGTCTCTGTGGAAGGCAAGGTATGATATCATTTTCGGGAATTCTACGCCGAATTTGGATGATGTGGTGGATATTATCAAGTTTCGTGTGGCTATTTGGGTGAAAGGAACATGCAACTTACCTATCTACTCCATTAATAAAGATTTCAGAAGCAACCTCAATTGGATTAGGAGACTTATTTTATGATGTCTTGACATGTTAACGGTTTTATCTGTTGTTTATCTTTTTTCTTATAACTTTTGTTTTCGTGTCATTCAACTCTTTGTTGGATGACTTCTTTTGGGGAGtgttaggatcgtcacacacTCACGCACGATAAACGAgtataaacagtaaagaaatcaaTACAGAGATATACGTAGTTCTCCAAAACCGGATACATCCACAGGAGCGAGAGTTGCTGCTGTTgttttattatcacagtatgaaatagggtttacaacatagagtatttatacctactctattctaaccctaaccgGATTTGGCCTgtattccaaaaatacccttcgTACGATACCGTACCATTCCGCGGGGGCTATGCCCCCGCACCTCCCAATTACGGAACTCCTGGGCCTTCATCCCAGTCTACTTTCACTAGATCATCGCCGATGGCCTTCTTTCCAGAAGTCTTTcgtatctcttcatacttaacatatgagtCACAATTCTAAGATATGAGTTCTCCCAGCACAAGATTAGATTGGGTTCTCCCTCTCATTGGTGTGCTTGTTCTCTCCTCCCCGATGTACGCTATCGAATTTTTCTAAAGTTTTTTCAGTTCTTTGTGGGGTGGGGGCTTATGGGGCCCCTCTCTCTAACTAGAAGACTTTCTTATTCTAAAGACCTCTGCCTATAAGTAAGGCACCCCACCTTTCTTGTAACTAGTATCCAAATCCCAACTTTTCTCTCTTGTTATTACTCCTCTAGCTTTTTCCAAGCTCTGATTTGCTTCACCTTTCCTTTTAGAAACACAACACATTTCTCATACACCTTCCAGCCATGGATGCTGCTGCTGGAAAACTCTCAGTTGTGGTCTTTATGGTGCTAGTAATAGCCACCATTTCCAACTCTGTTTTTGCAGATCCGGATATGCTCCAAGACGTTTGTGTTGCTGATCTCAATAATGGTATTTATTTTGTTCATAGAGCAATACTACAAACACACCTtaatttaaaacacaactcttgACATAACGGTGTCCGAAAACATTAGATGCACATGAATTTAAACATATCTAATGGTTTTGGGCACAGTTGTATCCAAAATTATGTTCTAAATGTATattcctagactttttgttaTCAAAAACCCGTTTCCATTTTTTGCTCGTACTAATGGTTCAGCAGCATAATcgaatttgtatttgtttgtgaATAGGGTTTCGAATTCGACCCAAATGTTTGAAATACTATGCATCCATGATTTTCTTCCCTTAAACTACCCATAATCCAATGTGGCACAAGGCAATAAACTTTTGTTGGAGAGTGTGGGACCCACAATTGATTTGGATATCCACATAAATCATATTTATGGGGCGTTTATGGGTTCCAGATTATGGGATCGTAACATTTCTCTTCGGGAAAAAGTATTTATTGTAGTATATGTTTTTGTACTGTAGCATAATACACTTTATGTTGGGATGATTTTGGTCAAATGGAACAATAAGTTTGATGTTATTTCGTTCTTTCTTTGACTAAAAAATGTTGGCCGGTGTACTTATTTGCTATCTATTAAATTGAAAAACATTGGCAATTTAAAATCAGTTGGATTTTGTGTAAATCAAACAATGatatttaaaattatataaGAGACTAACATTCTAATATTTAAAATTACAAGAGACTAACATACTAATTATATTGAAAATAGTTAAAATTATAACTAAGTACTAGTATCGAATAAGTATAAATTATGAGTGTGCTCAAAACCTCTGTTAACTCCACTATAGTTCCATCACTTTCCATTAATATTATTGGTTTACGGTGTTCTCTTTGCTCACAAATGCAGGCCTGGGCTGTCCAAACCTCGCAAATATGCTTCATTTTGGTGTAATTATTGTGCTCTCATTTCTCATTTTGACATAACAGTACCTAATAGTATACCTTATTGTTGATTCACAGCTGTGAAGATGAATGGTTTTGCATGCAAATCAAACTTCAGCGCATCAGATTTTTTCTTTGCTGGTCTAGCAAAGCCACAGCCCACCAACAATTTGATGGGTTCACACGTGACTCTAGCCGATGTGATGCTAATTCCTGGGCTCAATACCTTAGGTCTCTCCATAGCCCGCATCGACTATGCCCCCGGCGGCATTAGGACGCCTCACACCCACCCACGCGCCACCGAGATATTTTTCGTTCTCTACGGAGAATTGGATGTGGGGTTCATTACCACAGCTGAAGTGCTTGTTCCCATGACCCTCAAACAGGGTGATGTATTTATTTTCCCTAAGGGTTTGGCTCACTTCCAAATTAATAATGGAAAAACACCGGCCTCTGCTATTGCAGTATTCGACAGCCAGAATCCTGGTGTCCAGGACATTCCCCCCACGTTGTTTACCGCCATGCCCCCGGTGCCGAATAGTGTGTTGAGTAAGGCTTTCCAAATATCATATCAAGAGGTTGATGCAATCAGGTCAAGGCTTGCTTGAAACCCCTAAAGGGTGCTTTGTGATCTGGGGTGGGTATGTTgttggttttcttgtttttgttgttgttgttgatattGAGATAAGAATTCATGGTTTCATGAAAATAAATAGTGGGTCGGAAAGTGAATCG
This region includes:
- the LOC131307775 gene encoding nectarin-1-like is translated as MDAAAGKLSVVVFMVLVIATISNSVFADPDMLQDVCVADLNNAVKMNGFACKSNFSASDFFFAGLAKPQPTNNLMGSHVTLADVMLIPGLNTLGLSIARIDYAPGGIRTPHTHPRATEIFFVLYGELDVGFITTAEVLVPMTLKQGDVFIFPKGLAHFQINNGKTPASAIAVFDSQNPGVQDIPPTLFTAMPPVPNSVLSKAFQISYQEVDAIRSRLA